From Acidobacteriota bacterium, one genomic window encodes:
- the mce gene encoding methylmalonyl-CoA epimerase, producing the protein MKIEHVGVAVASLDAAKSFYEALGLECGGEEEVTEQKVRVAFFPLGESRLELLESTDPEGPVGKFVAKRGPGLHHLCVEVPDVAKALETLKARGFALVDEVPRTGAGGRRVAFVHPKSTGGVLLELAEKP; encoded by the coding sequence GTGAAGATCGAGCACGTCGGCGTGGCCGTGGCGTCCCTCGATGCCGCCAAGTCCTTCTACGAGGCCCTCGGCCTGGAGTGCGGCGGCGAGGAGGAGGTCACGGAGCAGAAGGTGCGCGTGGCCTTTTTCCCCCTCGGCGAGAGCCGCCTCGAACTCTTGGAAAGCACGGACCCCGAGGGGCCCGTGGGGAAGTTCGTCGCCAAGAGGGGACCGGGCCTCCATCACCTCTGCGTGGAGGTCCCGGACGTGGCCAAGGCCCTCGAAACCCTCAAGGCGCGGGGGTTCGCCCTCGTCGACGAGGTCCCTCGGACCGGGGCGGGCGGCCGGAGGGTGGCCTTCGTCCACCCCAAGTCCACCGGCGGCGTCCTGCTCGAACTCGCGGAGAAGCCATGA
- the meaB gene encoding methylmalonyl Co-A mutase-associated GTPase MeaB — MHVLAEAVLKGDRRALARGLSVVEDRRDGYLDLLKDLYRQGGRARIVGVTGPPGAGKSTLVNRLIGAYRVMGKTVGVVAVDPSSAFSGGAILGDRIRMQDRALDPGVFIRSMATRGHMGGLARATSDALVVLDAAGFDVILVETVGVGQDEVDIVREADTVLVLLVPGLGDDIQAIKAGIMEIADIFVINKADREGVERVERELRAALQLAEAASDWVPPILKTVASRDEGTAEVVSAVEAHGEHLCGARSESRLRLKYGQRFRDLLAERFLLGLRSRWLSEEQEARIVQAFIRREADPYSAAEEILARIRWEDRP, encoded by the coding sequence ATGCACGTCTTAGCGGAAGCCGTTCTCAAGGGGGACCGCCGGGCGCTGGCGCGCGGGCTGAGCGTCGTGGAAGACCGCCGCGACGGCTACCTCGACCTCCTGAAGGACCTGTACCGGCAAGGGGGACGGGCCCGCATCGTGGGCGTGACGGGACCTCCCGGGGCCGGCAAGTCCACCCTCGTGAACCGTCTCATCGGGGCCTACCGCGTAATGGGGAAGACCGTGGGGGTGGTGGCCGTGGACCCCTCCTCGGCCTTCTCCGGAGGCGCCATCCTGGGGGACCGGATCCGGATGCAGGACCGCGCCCTGGATCCCGGCGTCTTCATCCGCTCCATGGCCACCCGCGGCCACATGGGCGGCCTGGCGCGGGCCACCTCCGACGCCCTGGTGGTCCTCGACGCGGCGGGCTTCGACGTGATCCTCGTGGAGACCGTGGGTGTGGGCCAGGACGAGGTGGACATCGTGCGCGAGGCGGACACGGTCCTCGTCCTCCTGGTGCCCGGGCTGGGCGACGACATCCAGGCCATCAAGGCAGGCATCATGGAGATCGCCGACATCTTCGTGATCAACAAGGCCGACCGGGAGGGGGTGGAGCGAGTGGAGCGCGAACTGCGGGCCGCCCTTCAGCTGGCCGAGGCGGCGTCGGATTGGGTGCCGCCGATCCTGAAGACCGTGGCGTCCCGGGACGAGGGCACCGCCGAAGTGGTCTCGGCCGTGGAGGCCCACGGGGAGCACCTGTGCGGCGCCCGCTCCGAGAGCCGCCTGCGGCTCAAGTACGGACAGCGTTTCCGGGATCTGCTCGCGGAGCGGTTCCTCCTGGGCCTGCGATCCCGCTGGCTCTCGGAGGAGCAGGAGGCCCGCATCGTGCAGGCCTTCATCCGCCGGGAGGCGGATCCCTATTCGGCGGCGGAGGAGATCCTGGCCCGCATCCGCTGGGAGGACAGGCCGTGA